The window CTGCCCATGCACCCGCTCATGCACGAGCGCATGAAGCGGCTGGCCGAGCCGGGGAGCCCCTTCGCCGGCGGGGTCGTCCGCTACACCCAGACCGCGGGTCTCGACGAGGCCCGGGCCGCCGTGTCGAACGTGATCGCGTCGAGCGGACTCGACACCGAGCACCTGCACGCGCAGATCACCGACGGCGGCAGCCAGGCCATGGAACTGATGATCGTGGGCTGCTGCGGGCCGGCCGGCAGCGACGATCGACCGCTCATGATGATCGATCCCGCCTACACGAACTACACGGCCTTCGCCCACCGGCTCGGACGACGCGTGGTGACCATCCAGCGGCAGCTCGACGATCAGGGCCATTTCGGCCTGCCGCCGCTCGATGCGATCGAGGAAGCCTTCGAGCGGAACCGGCCGGGTGCCCTGGTGGTGATCCCCTACGACAACCCCACGGGACAGCTCTACGAGCGCGACACCATGATCGCCCTGGCGAGGCTGTGCGTCCGCTACGGGACCTGGCTGGTCAGCGACGAGGCCTACCGTGAACTCCACTACCGCGGCGACCGTGCGATCAGCGTGTGGAGTCTGACCGAGGACGACGTCCCCGGCATCACTGGCCATCGCATCTCGATCGAGACCACGAGCAAGGTCTGGAACGCCTGCGGCCTGCGGATCGGCGCCCTGGTGACCGACAACTCCGAGATGCACACGCAAGCGGTGGCCGAGAACACGGCGAGCCTGTGCAGCAATCACATCGGCCAGTGGATCCTGGCCGGTCTCGCCGAAGCCTCGCACGAAGACCTCCGCCGCTGGTACGACGAGCAGCGGACCTACTACCGATCGATGATGACCTCGCTGAACGAGGACTGTCACACGCGGATGGACGGGCTGATCGTCAGCAATCCTGACGCGTCGTTGTACTCGGTGATCGACGTGCGCAACGTCGTCGACGAGAGCTTCGATGCCCTGCCCTTCGTCCTGTGGTGCGCCGAGGAGGGAAGGATCGACCTCGACGGCGAGCCGTGGACCCTGCTCACCGCCCCC is drawn from Candidatus Krumholzibacteriia bacterium and contains these coding sequences:
- a CDS encoding aminotransferase class I/II-fold pyridoxal phosphate-dependent enzyme codes for the protein MTHVETPGPVLSAHFAHREPSSIRVASIRFAQRRDDTRALNVAIGNVSLPMHPLMHERMKRLAEPGSPFAGGVVRYTQTAGLDEARAAVSNVIASSGLDTEHLHAQITDGGSQAMELMIVGCCGPAGSDDRPLMMIDPAYTNYTAFAHRLGRRVVTIQRQLDDQGHFGLPPLDAIEEAFERNRPGALVVIPYDNPTGQLYERDTMIALARLCVRYGTWLVSDEAYRELHYRGDRAISVWSLTEDDVPGITGHRISIETTSKVWNACGLRIGALVTDNSEMHTQAVAENTASLCSNHIGQWILAGLAEASHEDLRRWYDEQRTYYRSMMTSLNEDCHTRMDGLIVSNPDASLYSVIDVRNVVDESFDALPFVLWCAEEGRIDLDGEPWTLLTAPMADFYDVPRDAPNPGRTQMRVAYVEPPERMARVPQLFTGLLQRYLDRV